The Verrucomicrobium spinosum DSM 4136 = JCM 18804 genome includes a region encoding these proteins:
- a CDS encoding restriction endonuclease — MPKKSPRTKKVTSSALKTGPPPVAPKPRLLPFYAPAFSWDTFENFFCDFLAACPELIGKDGIPQRIVSTSLYGMRGDNQYGIDIRAEIANGEVWAFQCKHYKSWGPADTRDVIAKCEYTADRKFLLVTRTVSSESRDEVAKHADWQIWDSDDISREFLARLPLETAARLLYTNFGPSWPKELLNLPGLGPLYTSDAKFAPFLEEGRTFHHRIGLIGRKDWLKTLDDFIVNEQERVLIFSGRGGVGKSRILREWSQGFSRRHNGWTLRFVSDSPSDFGPAIDTCSRPLVLVFDDAHRLDDVRRPLFSELPARQHVKLVLCLRPGPIDQVEVELTDAGFDATQINHPEPLKRLSSEHALELAEAALGTELSERFRLRLRDLSRDCPLLAVLAAELLKTGKLADRDLNDIAEFRIHVFKGLLSEARPVEESFGTTLTRDILRLLALLAPVKVDADFLKIAAQFLGPATQPSHVSDIINAIEQVGLLATTGAGVRVTPDLLSDHLSFTACYDKRGNDTTFVGRVFELFPLNKFPRLIQHVAEAEWQALQVNDSAQSVIEPVWQWFLERFNQNSFHERHEQLKQWANLAHIQPRRTLELAQLSVKLQNAPSPKNTWLVGKDMNSHAHVLSALPSLLKPLAKHQSESVASCLDILWKIGRDRPATFTNEREHPISAIGDIARYDGGRFPAVQREVLAWLQRLFRSNNWHTTENKPAWVLAQLLHPFFSQSIEEQWSTGRTLHWRTIPIHLGNTAEFREGTLKICQTISATHSTPLILATLGVLEHAMRAAQLSGQDPTPEFLSEWHNERLKALAIATEIGRSNDAPAIQYRLREILRRILQFDATAFREHCRPVFESIPNTLEVRLLRVTMESYWDEFYRPAQAHTMGRRDEAKQRQEQFIRSTADALLDTYPDPSNLLNKLGQCHNDCTLVDFNPNFDIVLRSISDRYASYSLKLAEQLISEPSHPLGWTLGALIFSPTSNKLQRRLSFCVAAIETGAEGLTIGAIDCITWWRKETDLPNEAWSKISETAPKSSIQVARAIVRFVHLNENAPAQADWSLLAYIPVQPEDSYLIKQILACSANLLAKEIAPNPEFADAILAKLVNLNSLGGHEVISSLAKFAKYFPGKVLMLAWRRYKLKQMAKPELEPLPTDFGSIFFADVSADPDAAAVVAQLQARLIDGDELSYEEHQILGIPLLQSVGGPETNLLRLLSFASSPHQLRRVADFAQRRHSRILVLECVNFTRELFLKARAAGEECHTEIFQHLLSLPANRGFGGIEPNNEWKALVEAIEAKAKQYESDSELGPYFAAVLKHERAWIAGMRRSGLEHERAYQNDLD; from the coding sequence ATGCCCAAGAAGAGCCCAAGAACAAAAAAAGTCACCTCGTCAGCACTGAAAACTGGCCCTCCACCTGTTGCACCCAAGCCCAGACTCTTGCCATTCTACGCACCCGCATTTTCATGGGATACGTTTGAGAACTTCTTTTGTGACTTTCTAGCCGCATGCCCCGAACTAATCGGCAAAGATGGAATCCCACAGCGCATCGTGTCCACCAGTCTTTATGGCATGCGTGGAGACAATCAATACGGAATCGACATTCGCGCGGAGATCGCAAATGGAGAAGTTTGGGCATTCCAATGTAAGCACTACAAGAGCTGGGGGCCTGCAGACACAAGAGATGTGATCGCCAAATGCGAGTACACTGCTGATCGAAAGTTCCTATTGGTGACACGAACAGTTTCGTCTGAATCGCGTGATGAAGTAGCAAAACACGCTGATTGGCAAATATGGGATTCGGATGACATCTCTCGCGAATTTTTGGCGCGACTTCCGTTAGAGACAGCCGCACGGCTGCTTTACACAAATTTCGGCCCATCTTGGCCTAAGGAACTTCTCAACCTTCCTGGACTTGGGCCACTATACACTTCTGACGCAAAGTTTGCTCCGTTTCTTGAAGAGGGGCGCACTTTCCATCACCGCATTGGATTGATTGGGCGGAAAGACTGGTTGAAGACCCTGGACGACTTCATTGTGAATGAACAAGAGCGGGTTTTAATATTCAGCGGGCGAGGAGGCGTCGGGAAAAGCCGAATATTACGAGAGTGGAGTCAAGGCTTTTCCCGACGGCACAACGGATGGACTCTCAGGTTTGTATCCGATTCACCTTCAGACTTCGGTCCCGCTATCGACACCTGCTCTCGTCCTCTGGTTTTGGTGTTTGATGATGCCCATCGACTGGACGACGTGCGCCGCCCACTATTCAGCGAGCTTCCGGCGCGGCAACATGTAAAATTGGTGCTTTGCTTACGACCTGGACCAATTGACCAAGTTGAAGTTGAGCTCACAGATGCTGGATTCGATGCAACGCAGATCAACCACCCCGAACCTCTAAAGCGACTGAGTTCTGAGCACGCACTTGAGCTAGCGGAAGCCGCTCTTGGCACAGAACTCTCAGAGCGCTTTCGCCTTCGCCTTAGAGACTTATCAAGGGATTGTCCACTATTGGCTGTACTGGCCGCAGAGTTGCTAAAGACTGGAAAATTAGCTGATCGGGATCTGAATGATATTGCCGAGTTCCGAATTCACGTCTTCAAGGGCCTCTTGAGTGAAGCAAGACCAGTGGAGGAAAGTTTCGGCACAACATTAACACGCGACATTCTCAGACTCCTTGCCCTTCTCGCTCCCGTCAAAGTAGATGCAGACTTCCTGAAGATCGCTGCACAATTCTTAGGTCCAGCCACGCAACCGAGTCATGTTTCTGACATCATCAATGCCATTGAGCAAGTCGGCTTGCTAGCGACCACTGGTGCAGGTGTCCGCGTGACCCCCGATCTACTGTCCGACCACCTTTCTTTTACAGCTTGCTACGACAAGCGTGGCAATGACACGACATTCGTCGGACGAGTATTCGAACTTTTCCCCCTCAACAAATTTCCTCGACTTATTCAGCATGTTGCCGAAGCTGAGTGGCAAGCCCTACAGGTGAACGATTCAGCTCAGTCCGTCATTGAACCCGTCTGGCAGTGGTTTCTCGAACGCTTCAATCAAAACAGTTTCCACGAACGCCACGAGCAATTGAAACAGTGGGCAAACCTCGCTCATATACAACCGAGGCGCACGCTCGAACTTGCCCAGCTATCGGTAAAACTTCAGAACGCGCCATCACCAAAAAACACGTGGCTAGTCGGAAAAGACATGAATTCGCATGCGCATGTTCTCTCTGCATTGCCTTCTCTATTGAAGCCGTTAGCAAAACATCAATCGGAATCAGTAGCTTCCTGCCTGGATATTCTCTGGAAAATTGGGAGAGACCGTCCTGCAACTTTCACCAATGAGCGAGAACATCCCATTTCCGCAATTGGCGACATCGCCAGGTATGATGGAGGCAGGTTTCCCGCCGTACAACGGGAAGTGCTAGCATGGCTTCAACGTCTTTTTCGCAGCAATAATTGGCACACAACCGAAAACAAGCCGGCATGGGTCTTAGCACAATTGCTGCACCCATTCTTTTCTCAAAGTATTGAAGAACAATGGAGCACCGGAAGGACTCTACACTGGCGGACAATCCCAATTCATCTTGGCAACACCGCCGAATTTCGTGAGGGAACGCTCAAAATCTGTCAAACTATTTCGGCAACGCATTCCACTCCACTTATATTGGCGACGCTTGGAGTACTTGAACATGCCATGCGAGCAGCACAGTTATCTGGACAAGATCCCACGCCAGAGTTTTTAAGTGAATGGCATAACGAACGGCTTAAGGCCCTGGCTATTGCCACAGAGATAGGAAGATCCAACGATGCGCCGGCAATTCAGTACCGTCTACGTGAAATTTTGCGTCGGATACTTCAGTTTGATGCAACGGCATTTCGCGAACATTGTCGACCTGTTTTTGAATCAATACCTAACACTCTCGAAGTTCGCCTACTGAGAGTCACTATGGAGAGCTACTGGGATGAGTTTTATCGCCCAGCACAGGCCCACACAATGGGAAGGCGGGATGAGGCGAAACAACGCCAGGAGCAATTCATTCGCTCCACGGCGGACGCACTGCTAGACACCTATCCCGATCCATCAAACTTACTTAATAAACTAGGTCAATGCCACAACGATTGCACACTAGTCGACTTCAATCCAAATTTTGACATAGTGCTCAGATCTATCTCTGATCGATATGCATCATACTCTCTCAAACTAGCCGAACAACTAATTTCCGAGCCTTCTCACCCGCTTGGCTGGACATTAGGAGCACTCATCTTTTCACCAACTTCAAATAAATTACAAAGAAGACTCTCATTCTGCGTCGCCGCGATTGAAACTGGAGCAGAAGGTTTGACTATTGGCGCAATAGATTGCATTACCTGGTGGCGCAAGGAAACGGATCTACCAAATGAAGCCTGGTCGAAGATCAGCGAGACAGCACCCAAATCTTCGATTCAAGTTGCAAGAGCCATTGTACGATTTGTTCACCTAAACGAGAACGCCCCCGCACAAGCAGATTGGTCATTACTCGCTTACATTCCCGTTCAGCCCGAAGATTCGTACCTTATCAAACAGATATTGGCTTGTTCGGCCAATCTGCTTGCAAAGGAAATCGCACCTAATCCAGAATTTGCCGATGCAATATTAGCCAAACTGGTGAATCTAAATTCACTGGGCGGACACGAAGTCATCAGTTCGCTAGCCAAGTTCGCAAAATACTTTCCCGGCAAAGTGCTCATGCTTGCTTGGCGTCGTTACAAGCTCAAACAAATGGCGAAACCGGAATTGGAACCTTTACCTACCGACTTCGGATCAATTTTTTTCGCAGATGTGTCGGCAGACCCAGATGCCGCGGCTGTAGTCGCGCAGCTTCAAGCACGATTAATTGATGGCGACGAATTGAGCTATGAAGAGCACCAAATTTTAGGGATTCCCTTGCTTCAAAGTGTCGGCGGGCCTGAAACGAACTTGTTACGCCTCCTAAGTTTTGCGTCATCTCCACACCAACTCCGCCGGGTCGCAGATTTTGCACAAAGACGACATTCAAGAATATTAGTTCTTGAATGTGTAAATTTCACCCGAGAATTATTCTTGAAGGCGCGAGCGGCGGGAGAGGAATGCCATACGGAGATTTTTCAGCACTTGCTCTCACTCCCTGCAAATAGAGGCTTCGGGGGCATTGAACCAAATAATGAATGGAAGGCTCTCGTAGAGGCTATTGAGGCGAAAGCTAAACAATATGAGAGCGATTCAGAGCTTGGCCCCTACTTTGCGGCCGTGTTGAAGCATGAACGTGCCTGGATCGCAGGCATGAGACGGAGTGGCCTTGAACATGAGCGGGCATACCAAAATGACCTGGATTAA
- a CDS encoding ketopantoate reductase family protein has protein sequence MGIPVEVEALMERVLEISANSTQAISTLQDLRENRETEIDYLNLELARIAASLEPPVSLPITETLGRMIALKSRLGRGTGSAG, from the coding sequence CTGGGCATCCCCGTGGAGGTGGAGGCCCTCATGGAGCGGGTGCTGGAGATCAGCGCCAACTCCACCCAGGCCATCTCCACTCTGCAGGACCTGCGGGAGAACCGGGAGACGGAGATTGACTACCTGAACCTCGAACTCGCCCGCATCGCCGCCTCCCTGGAGCCGCCCGTGTCCCTCCCCATCACCGAGACCCTCGGCCGCATGATCGCCCTGAAGTCCCGGCTGGGGCGGGGGACAGGGAGTGCGGGGTAG
- a CDS encoding ketopantoate reductase family protein translates to MEPIYVIGCGAVGVPLMACLAAAGRRVVGVRASEEDAPEQTVTVPVTVDDQALDLPLQTVGIGRLGEIKGPVVIATKAHANVALARRLAPRVSGPVVIMQNGLGVERPFVEAGFQEIYRSVLYVVSEGDLKKGFRFRAVTPSPVGVVTGTKERLQSCLAALHTVGFPLRAEADIQREAWTKTIINCVFNAVCPLLEVDNSLFSKHEEARDPGAEDRHGGRHSGEPAGHPRGGGGPHGAGAGDQRQLHPGHLHSAGPAGEPGDGD, encoded by the coding sequence ATGGAACCCATTTACGTGATCGGATGCGGCGCCGTCGGGGTGCCTTTGATGGCTTGTCTCGCTGCCGCGGGGCGGCGAGTGGTCGGCGTTCGCGCCAGCGAGGAAGACGCGCCGGAGCAGACGGTGACCGTCCCCGTCACGGTGGATGACCAGGCGCTGGACCTGCCCCTTCAGACGGTGGGCATCGGTCGGCTGGGGGAGATCAAGGGGCCGGTGGTCATTGCCACCAAGGCGCATGCCAACGTGGCCCTGGCCCGGAGGCTGGCTCCGCGGGTGAGCGGCCCGGTGGTCATCATGCAGAATGGGCTGGGCGTGGAGCGGCCGTTTGTGGAGGCGGGGTTTCAGGAGATTTACCGGTCGGTGCTGTATGTCGTGAGCGAAGGCGATCTGAAAAAGGGCTTCCGCTTCCGCGCCGTCACGCCCTCACCGGTGGGAGTCGTCACCGGCACGAAGGAGCGGCTGCAGTCCTGCCTGGCCGCGCTTCATACGGTCGGCTTCCCGTTGCGAGCGGAGGCGGACATCCAGCGCGAGGCCTGGACGAAGACCATTATCAACTGCGTGTTCAACGCCGTCTGCCCGCTGCTGGAGGTGGACAACAGCCTGTTCTCAAAGCACGAAGAGGCCCGGGACCCTGGCGCGGAAGATCGTCACGGAGGGCGTCACTCTGGCGAACCGGCTGGGCATCCCCGTGGAGGTGGAGGCCCTCATGGAGCGGGTGCTGGAGATCAGCGCCAACTCCACCCAGGCCATCTCCACTCTGCAGGACCTGCGGGAGAACCGGGAGACGGAGATTGA
- a CDS encoding sialidase family protein has protein sequence MRINHRTSFLRRSPIPLPVSLGLGLALLAANAPLSVAADPAPPTPVWLSPSQLTLATGNPSLALMSGGSMQVPVWSLSGGTVGQSVAGLVTGLPGDCAAVKVEVLVTQTDASTSPAFEDVYRVHLSQMIEDAPFTALYLQGTPVRTALPAGPFHTRTIVLESYYEVVPGAPLWVRVQREPGDAADTFTHPAGLATVKVTPVQVPKKPHVVEDVKGYNSWPMLQAIGDKLVCVYTRGAGHTIGEDARATYARTSTDGGKTWTQETTVANSPGYGDVPVGKGLDANGAMLLWVRRVGKERIHDLYRSTDGVTFTLLATPKLAVSPMQITDVFAVPQVGLMALWFEGNYQNEPTNSWGIVTSSDNGATWTQTTVESGLPKAEWPTEPAAVYLGDGKILAIARTELGVPTTERAQFQIVSTDNGATWKRTRTNIGDVTASTPSLILDARTGLLSNYYYQRGRGILRRRVVAPDTVFNAPLQWPASEAVATGSAVTWDAGNANATVIGDTHYVSFYSGKAPDTSVQVAEVPAPGGAVKEDEEGSRK, from the coding sequence ATGCGAATCAACCACCGCACTTCCTTCTTGCGCCGCTCTCCGATTCCCCTGCCCGTGTCCTTGGGTTTGGGTCTGGCCCTGCTTGCGGCCAACGCGCCCCTCTCCGTCGCCGCGGATCCAGCGCCCCCGACTCCCGTCTGGCTCTCGCCCAGTCAACTGACGCTCGCCACGGGCAATCCCTCCCTGGCGCTCATGTCGGGCGGTTCCATGCAGGTGCCTGTCTGGTCGTTATCCGGAGGCACGGTGGGGCAGTCGGTGGCGGGTCTGGTGACGGGGCTGCCCGGCGATTGCGCGGCGGTGAAGGTGGAGGTGCTGGTGACCCAGACGGACGCCTCCACGAGCCCGGCGTTTGAGGATGTTTACCGGGTGCATCTCTCCCAGATGATCGAGGATGCCCCGTTCACGGCCCTGTACCTGCAAGGCACGCCGGTGCGGACCGCGCTGCCCGCGGGACCGTTCCACACCCGGACGATCGTGCTGGAGTCCTACTACGAGGTGGTGCCGGGTGCGCCGCTCTGGGTACGCGTGCAGCGGGAGCCGGGCGATGCGGCGGACACGTTCACCCACCCTGCCGGACTGGCCACGGTGAAGGTGACGCCGGTGCAGGTGCCGAAGAAGCCGCACGTCGTGGAGGACGTGAAGGGCTACAACTCCTGGCCGATGCTGCAGGCCATCGGCGACAAGCTCGTGTGCGTGTACACCCGGGGCGCTGGGCACACGATCGGCGAGGACGCCCGCGCCACCTATGCGCGCACCTCCACGGATGGAGGCAAGACCTGGACGCAGGAAACAACGGTGGCCAATTCTCCAGGGTACGGCGATGTGCCCGTGGGGAAAGGACTGGATGCCAACGGCGCGATGCTCCTCTGGGTGCGTCGCGTGGGGAAAGAGCGCATCCACGACCTGTACCGCAGCACGGATGGAGTGACCTTTACCCTGCTGGCGACGCCCAAGCTGGCGGTGTCCCCCATGCAAATCACCGACGTCTTTGCCGTGCCGCAGGTCGGGCTGATGGCCCTGTGGTTCGAAGGAAACTACCAGAACGAACCCACCAACTCCTGGGGCATCGTGACCAGCAGCGACAACGGCGCGACCTGGACCCAGACCACCGTGGAATCTGGACTGCCCAAGGCAGAGTGGCCCACCGAGCCTGCGGCCGTGTACCTGGGCGATGGCAAAATCCTGGCCATCGCCCGGACGGAGCTGGGCGTGCCCACCACGGAGCGCGCCCAGTTCCAGATCGTATCCACCGACAACGGCGCGACCTGGAAGCGCACGCGCACGAACATCGGCGATGTGACCGCCTCCACCCCGAGCCTGATCCTCGATGCCAGGACAGGCCTGCTGAGCAACTACTACTACCAGCGCGGCCGCGGCATCCTGCGCCGTCGGGTGGTGGCCCCAGACACCGTGTTCAACGCCCCGCTCCAGTGGCCCGCGTCTGAGGCCGTCGCCACCGGCAGCGCAGTCACGTGGGATGCAGGCAACGCAAACGCCACCGTGATCGGCGACACCCACTACGTGTCCTTCTACTCCGGCAAGGCACCGGACACGAGCGTGCAGGTGGCCGAGGTGCCGGCACCGGGGGGGGCGGTGAAGGAGGACGAGGAGGGATCGCGGAAATAG
- a CDS encoding sensor histidine kinase produces MALGLCVNVALSGPTLPSVHAAEAPLTTAAAVRSLREEEAAKKLPVELRGTVVFIEGPNGAIVIQDSTAGTYFRGQNETSLQPGDEVQVKGVTTPGTYLPGIEQASYVKLGHRELPAALPATYADILSGRYFFQRIAVEGIVHAVVPTSDESRSILTLALGQDLLEVRICAPPQEGQQLTDSRVRIEGLAAGGVNQRRQLVQAIAWVHDWSGLQVIKPAPPENEVPLISGSKLLAFDALGQDRHRVRMAGTVIAAFPDGEIFVRDDATAWRMQMLKPLPLPLPLGTRVEVIGFPRMQRFSASLVHAQVLRQEPGPVPAVIATSMADLLKGKHDNDLITVTADLTSSFQTEDGHVLVLQEGGRSLRVQMPADGRPLPAGARVQVTGICLVDSNTASGTTSTPRSVHLRARSAIDVAVLSAPPWWTARRLALAVGLLLLAMALCALWIAFLRRQVRRQTQALRRQIQHEATLEERQRIAREFHDTLEQGLTGLALRLDAVKARGADEKSGRLLQASRRLVSQIHEETRSLVSELRQPSHEALDLKTELARIAEEHTTDCGPAVEFQADSPLPALPSHIVHHLKMIAREAVTNALKHAQALHVVMRVHMQSQCLRIAVADDGQGFDSEARHHGQAGRFGCIGIEERCEKLNATAHWRTAPGQGTVLEITLPLNAAA; encoded by the coding sequence ATGGCCTTGGGCCTATGCGTGAACGTGGCCTTAAGCGGCCCCACCCTCCCCTCGGTCCACGCTGCCGAGGCCCCGCTCACCACGGCGGCGGCGGTGCGTTCCTTGCGCGAGGAGGAGGCGGCCAAGAAGCTGCCGGTGGAGCTCCGCGGGACGGTCGTCTTCATCGAAGGGCCGAACGGAGCCATCGTGATCCAGGACAGCACGGCGGGCACCTATTTCCGCGGGCAGAACGAGACGTCTCTCCAGCCGGGCGACGAGGTCCAGGTCAAAGGCGTGACCACCCCGGGGACTTACCTGCCGGGCATCGAGCAGGCGAGCTATGTGAAGCTGGGGCATCGCGAGCTGCCCGCTGCCCTGCCTGCGACTTATGCGGACATCCTCTCCGGGCGCTACTTCTTCCAACGCATCGCGGTGGAGGGCATCGTGCATGCGGTGGTGCCCACGAGCGATGAATCACGCTCCATCCTGACCCTGGCCCTGGGGCAGGATCTGCTGGAGGTGCGCATCTGCGCGCCGCCGCAGGAGGGGCAACAGCTCACAGACAGCCGGGTCCGCATCGAGGGACTGGCTGCGGGCGGCGTGAACCAGCGTCGGCAGTTGGTACAAGCCATCGCCTGGGTGCATGACTGGAGCGGCCTGCAGGTGATCAAGCCCGCGCCTCCAGAGAATGAGGTGCCGCTGATCTCCGGCAGCAAGTTGCTGGCGTTCGATGCCCTCGGCCAGGACAGGCATCGCGTGCGCATGGCGGGCACGGTCATCGCTGCTTTCCCCGATGGAGAGATCTTTGTACGGGATGATGCGACCGCATGGCGGATGCAGATGCTCAAGCCTCTGCCCCTGCCCCTCCCTCTGGGCACGCGGGTGGAGGTCATCGGCTTCCCCAGGATGCAGCGCTTCAGCGCCTCTCTGGTGCATGCGCAGGTGCTGCGGCAGGAGCCCGGCCCGGTGCCTGCCGTGATCGCCACCAGCATGGCGGACCTCTTGAAGGGAAAGCACGACAACGATCTCATCACGGTGACGGCCGACCTCACGAGCAGCTTCCAAACCGAGGACGGTCACGTGCTGGTGCTCCAGGAAGGCGGTCGCTCCCTGCGAGTGCAGATGCCCGCAGATGGCCGCCCATTGCCCGCCGGTGCCCGCGTGCAGGTGACGGGCATTTGCCTGGTGGACTCCAACACCGCCTCTGGCACCACCTCCACGCCACGCAGTGTGCACTTGCGCGCCCGCTCGGCCATCGATGTCGCGGTGCTCAGCGCCCCGCCGTGGTGGACCGCGCGGCGACTCGCACTGGCCGTGGGCCTGCTGCTGCTGGCGATGGCCCTCTGCGCCCTGTGGATCGCCTTCCTCCGCCGACAGGTGCGTCGCCAGACCCAGGCGCTCCGCCGTCAGATCCAGCACGAGGCCACGCTGGAGGAGCGCCAGCGGATCGCGCGTGAGTTTCATGATACCCTGGAGCAGGGTCTCACCGGGCTGGCGCTGCGGCTGGATGCCGTGAAGGCGCGCGGTGCCGATGAGAAAAGCGGCCGCCTGCTGCAGGCCTCGCGTCGGCTCGTCTCCCAGATCCATGAGGAGACCCGCAGCCTGGTCTCTGAGCTGCGCCAGCCCTCGCATGAGGCGCTGGATCTCAAGACCGAGCTGGCCAGGATCGCAGAAGAGCACACCACCGACTGCGGCCCCGCTGTGGAGTTCCAGGCAGACTCCCCGCTGCCCGCGCTGCCTTCGCACATCGTGCACCATCTGAAGATGATCGCCCGCGAGGCCGTGACCAATGCGCTGAAACATGCCCAGGCATTGCATGTGGTAATGCGTGTGCATATGCAGTCGCAATGCTTGCGCATTGCCGTGGCAGACGACGGGCAGGGCTTTGACTCCGAGGCGCGGCATCACGGCCAGGCGGGGCGATTCGGCTGCATCGGCATCGAGGAGCGCTGCGAGAAGCTCAACGCGACCGCGCACTGGCGCACTGCCCCGGGCCAGGGCACCGTCTTGGAAATAACCTTGCCCCTGAACGCCGCCGCTTGA
- a CDS encoding response regulator, giving the protein MTSPLTLLIVDDHFVVRSGLVAALEIEDDIDIIGEAKRGDQALEAYQRLRPSVVLMDLQLPGLSGVQATAAICAHDPEARILVFSTFSHEDEILSALNAGAAGYVQKSSTREELLDALRRVAAGGTSLPPDLAQRLESQRIRLTVTPREREVLELIASGQSNKRIAAAIGITEDTVKRHVTHILEKLGVNDRAQATAEAIRRGIIRPPLRQDGRRTVSVLVRRITQHCQEPGRLFYLAL; this is encoded by the coding sequence ATGACCTCCCCGCTGACCCTCCTCATCGTCGATGACCACTTCGTCGTCCGCAGCGGCCTCGTGGCCGCGCTGGAGATCGAGGACGACATCGACATCATCGGCGAGGCCAAGCGCGGTGATCAGGCACTGGAGGCCTACCAACGCCTGCGGCCGAGTGTTGTGCTCATGGACCTGCAACTCCCCGGCCTGAGCGGCGTGCAGGCCACCGCGGCGATCTGTGCGCACGACCCCGAGGCGCGCATCCTGGTGTTCTCCACCTTCTCCCATGAGGACGAGATCCTCTCTGCGCTGAACGCCGGGGCGGCCGGGTATGTGCAAAAATCCTCCACCCGCGAGGAGCTGCTGGACGCCCTGCGCCGCGTGGCCGCAGGCGGCACCTCCCTGCCGCCAGACCTGGCCCAGCGCCTGGAGAGCCAGCGCATCCGCCTCACCGTCACGCCGCGCGAACGTGAGGTCCTGGAACTCATCGCCAGCGGCCAATCCAACAAACGGATCGCCGCCGCCATCGGCATCACGGAGGACACCGTGAAACGCCACGTGACCCACATCCTGGAAAAGCTGGGCGTGAACGACCGCGCCCAAGCCACCGCTGAGGCGATCCGCCGCGGGATCATTCGGCCTCCTTTGCGTCAAGATGGTAGAAGAACCGTCTCGGTTCTTGTTCGTCGAATCACCCAGCACTGCCAAGAGCCGGGACGGCTCTTCTACCTTGCCCTGTAG
- a CDS encoding DJ-1/PfpI family protein: MKHDNQSMKEESTLKTGRREFARLTMGTLAGVTLGQASTRGEAAPAAATASATPPPRFLTSLRGRPITIAMLVFERMDQIDFTGPFSVLARVPEARIQVVGLTSAPVRDHKGLILTPQIALKEAGQPDVLVVPGGPGQEALMEHRDLLDFIAAQQHDGRALFSVCTGALLCGAAGVLRGRRATTHWSALSLLGHFGAITAKERVVVDGDLVTAAGVTAGIDGALTLVALVRGENVAQQIQLDVQYAPEPPFQAGNPETAPPDVLEAVTARYRPLTEARAATARRLGK; the protein is encoded by the coding sequence ATGAAGCACGACAACCAGAGCATGAAAGAGGAGAGCACCCTGAAAACCGGGCGACGTGAATTTGCCCGGCTCACGATGGGCACCCTGGCCGGGGTCACGCTGGGGCAGGCATCGACCCGGGGCGAGGCGGCACCAGCGGCAGCGACTGCCTCTGCGACGCCGCCCCCGCGATTTCTCACGAGCCTTCGCGGGCGGCCCATCACCATCGCGATGCTCGTCTTTGAGCGCATGGACCAGATCGACTTCACCGGACCCTTCTCCGTGCTCGCCCGCGTGCCGGAGGCCCGCATCCAGGTGGTCGGTCTCACGAGCGCGCCGGTTCGCGATCACAAGGGGCTGATCCTCACGCCTCAGATTGCGCTCAAGGAGGCAGGCCAGCCGGATGTGCTGGTCGTCCCCGGCGGGCCAGGGCAGGAGGCGTTGATGGAGCACCGGGACCTGCTCGACTTCATCGCCGCGCAGCAGCATGATGGCCGTGCCTTGTTCTCCGTCTGCACCGGGGCTTTGCTCTGCGGCGCGGCCGGAGTGTTGCGGGGTCGCCGGGCCACCACGCACTGGTCGGCATTGTCCCTGCTGGGGCACTTCGGTGCCATCACGGCCAAGGAGCGGGTGGTTGTGGACGGTGATCTGGTGACGGCCGCCGGAGTCACCGCGGGCATCGATGGCGCGCTGACACTGGTCGCCCTGGTTCGAGGGGAGAACGTGGCGCAGCAGATCCAGCTCGACGTCCAGTATGCTCCTGAACCGCCCTTCCAGGCGGGCAACCCGGAGACCGCGCCGCCGGATGTGCTGGAGGCCGTGACCGCCCGCTACCGGCCTCTCACCGAGGCCAGAGCCGCGACCGCGCGACGGCTGGGGAAGTGA